The nucleotide sequence atttttttataaaaagtgaTCAGGATGCCAACCCACTTTGAAGCATTCCATTTCTTGACCACACAAACTCGCCAAACGTTCCAAACCATTGCCGCCTTTGCTTCCGCATCCATGACTCCGCGCCCCGACTATTAAAACGCTAGGCACCATATCATCATGCTTAGGGATGCAAATGGGTCAGGCTGGATCAGATTATGAATGACCCCAACTTAATTCGGTTTCTTGTTCGAGTTCTAATGTTGGACCCAGATTCAATTTAATAGAAGATTGATTCAGGTCGAGTCGGGTTGATTTACTAAAATTTCTAACCTAATGGGTTATTTGAGTTGGATTGGGTCAATGTATAATCCGACGCCAACTCAAAAAATTTTCGATTCGACTTCGAGCCAAGTCCAAATGAATCTGAAAGAGCATGTCTGTGtctatgaagtagaaaacaaccTCAATGACTTTCTTTTTAGTTATTAAAGAATAGAAAACTACGAATAAGATTAGGCTGATTGGctgcaaaaacaacatgaaatgCTCATCAAATTAGATTATCTAGAGAGTTGTCCATGTCTTCATACTCAGGCTTTTTTGAAGCCCAATTGTTATTTTGTTACTACAAATGCTcataattcttcaataagtcttCAAAACCAAGCAATAAAACTGTATAAATCATTATATATTTTGAATTAAAGCATAAACTCAATATGCAAAATACTGTTTACATACAGGACATGCGCATTAGTTGTAAGGCATAATTGAGAGAACAATATAGGTTCAGACTTTTTCGGCCTAAATGGTTTACCGGATTTGATTCGGGTCAGGTCGGATCatagggtttgaaacataaaatTGTCCAAAATTCAAACAAATCGGGTTAAGTCTAAATACAGTAAACCTAGACTCgatccaaaaattaaaatgaGTTTAATTTTATAATCAAATACGGCTTTACAGGTCATCTAAAATGAGCTGGGTCGGATTGGGCCGGATCGCAGCCTTAGCCGGAGCTACCGGGTGTCGCGTCTCGGACACGTGGCCCCGGTGAAACGGGAAACGAGCAGGGGGCCCCTCACCCTCCTCGTGGCGGCGACGTCTATAACTGCTTGCCTCAAATACCCCGACCCAACCGACAATCGCTGGCTCGCACACAGCTTCTATGCGGAAGTCTAATATGCGTCCATTTTCTCCCTTAAATCCGTCCTGCCCGTTAACACGCGGGTGTCAATTTGTCAAAAAAGTGACGCCAGTATCCGACGATATAAACGGACGTCCGAGATGATAGACCCGTTACCGCATGTAACATCTGTACGTTCATCCAGATTGTCACGCGCAACAAGCCGACGAATCTTCCCTTCGGGATCCGACCAatctctccccccctcccctctctctttggGCAGTCGGGAGAGAACCGGGAGCAGCGAAAGCGTGCTGCACAAGCCACCTCTCCCTCCCCAAAACCTTCGATCCTCGCCCCTCCGCTTTCCTCTTTCgatcctctcttcttttctccccTCCGAGGTCGATCTAGATCTAGTGGAATTTTGCTCCAGATATCCCCGAATCCATTTTCTTCGCGTAGAAAGAGATCTTTCTCCTAGCTGAGATCAAGCTGGGTTCTTCCGCAATCCATTCTCCGATCGTTTGAATCCACTCCAATCCCGATCCCAGATCGAGTTCACTGCGTTTATTCGCTCGATTCGGTATTTGCTTGCAATTATTGCCTCGATCGCTCTCGAATCGGTTGTAAAGATCTGAATTTTACCTGCATTGCTTGTGATTTCTATCTATAATCTAATTGATCCGGGTTTTTATTAGTAGGAGTGTTTACTGGGATTTGTTGATTATTTTGCTGTTTTTTGAGGTTTTTTGAGTGGATTTATTCTTGGGTTGGATCTGGAGGTATGAAATTGTGAATTAGAGGGGATCAGGGTTGCCGGTCATGGCGGTTCCATCAGGGAATGCGGTGGTCCTGGAGCAGATGCAGTTTTCGGGTGGTGGTAGTGGAGGACGAGTCGGTGGTGGCGGTGAGGTGCAGCGGCAGTGGTTTCTTGATGAGAGGGATGGGTTCATTTCATGGCTGAGAGGAGAGTTTGCAGCGGCGAATGCCATTATTGACATTTTGATTCAACACCTCCGGGCCACCGGCGAGCCTGGGGAGTATGATCATGTTGCCGGGTGCATTCACCAGCGGCGCAGCCTATGGCAGCCCGTCCTCCACTTCCAGCAATACTTCCCGGTGGCTGAGGTCATGTTTGCCTTGCAGCAGGTGACTTGGAGGAGGCAGCAGAAGAGGCACTTCGATGGGCCGAAGGAGAAGGACGGGAGGAAGCTGGGGTTTGGGTACCGGCAGGTGCATCGTTTTGAGGGTGTTCGGGAGAATCATAGATGCCCTACTTCAGTTTCAGTTGGGATGGATGTGGCCAAGGTGGAAAAGGTGGAAGATAAgttgaagaaaggagaagattcAATGCCAAAGGGTGAAGTCCAGGTGTCAGAAATGAAAGACTCATCAGATGCGGTGGAGAAGCAGGGTGAGCATTTGTAGCCATTTCTATACAGTCGTGTTCGTATCGTTCTGGTTGTTATCATGAGCCTTTTTTCATCAGTGTGAGGTAAATGATTCATAAATGATTTGTTTATGTGTTTTGATCGATATGTGTCTTCGAATAACAGATAACATGCATAGCATTTCTGACCTGTTATTTACAGGGCTTCATAAGCTATGTTTTCGATATGATTTTGAATGCTCCCTTTCTTTGAAAATTAAGTCGTCAAGCATCTTGTAGAATGTAGTACTGTCATGGTAATGTTAGGTATCTTTTCTCTCTATAGAGGTAAGTTATAAGCTGGACGTATTTGATTAAATTTCTCCCATAGAAaggaataaattttgaataaatatTGCAACACAATGATCATTATACTTTCTAATTTATTGTCTTTGTGCATTGCGTACATCCAGGGGTCGGTGATGTTTCAACATCGAAGAACAATTGCAGCCTGAAGGAGGGGGAAAATCTGGTTGGAACTGAGTCCAGTAATTTGGAGCCTGCTCTTACAGATGCTAGCACTAACTTCACCGGTATGCATTTCATAATTCACAGTTTTGAAAGATCTTCTAGACAAGAACAGAAAATGGACCATGATATACAGGATCTGGTTTAATATGCTTAATGTGCagtcaaatttcaaaattagtACAGCATGTTGAGATTTAGCAGTTCTGTCATCATATAATGTTCTTTGCTTCTTCCTGCAATGAATAAAATTATGCTTTTCATGACACTTACATTTCAGACGCTGTAATTTTGCCTTGCATGGAAATTGCAGCTCTTTAAAGTTTGCTGGGAAAAACGATTGATCTCCGATGGTCTAATAATAATGATACAATCCTCTATGACATGAGTCACAATCAGTTTGTGACAAGTAATCAGTGCATCTTGCTATTCAATCTTGACACATCagccctttcttcaaaattgtcAATGTAGATAGATGACTCTATCTTTTAATTACTTATATTTGATAGTAATTAGATAATTTTCTAGCCTTTTGTGAAGCATCTTAGTTGACCTTCTGGTCTTGATGAACTTAAACTCGTTGAATTAGTGTCCCACTGGTCACAACCCAATCACAAAACTCCTCATTTCATCCATTCATATTTGAAATTATAACTTCTCAACTTGCAATGTTATTTTACAGTTCTGGTAGCTTAGGATGATGGCCTCATGGAATATGTGCCAAATGCTCCTAATAAGTGGACATGTGGAACAGATCGAAATTGAGACCTTTATTGACATTATTTGAAATGCTTGCGTCAACATTGCAAATATCTGTTCCCTTTTGATATCTCTTTTTCCCCCTTCCAGTGGGAGTCTCTCAGTAAGTATCATAGGATAATTTTATTCTATCTTTCAACAGCTTTCTGACATCTTATATTGCCATCAAGGGATAGCATATGCCGCTTTCACTTTATGATCAACTTTAGTATTAGTCCATTGAAGAAGGAATATTGAAGGAACTTGAATCTAGAAGATCACTGTCATTATTTATCGCTGATGCCTTCCACTTCTTCCTAATCAAAGTGGAGTTGGGTTTGTAGCCTAACTCTAAGCTGAGAAGAACTCTTGTTCAATTCTTCaaactctgttttttttttttgtggtaaaaATGGAAATTTAAATTGCTCCAACGTGAGTTCATCCAGCCATGCCATCTGCAGACATCCGAAGAAACTTCCCGGAATGCCGGGTGACGACCAAACAAGGACATCATTTGTTTTTGAAGGAAAGGGCATCAAAATGGTTTATCAAATTTGGCAATCTCGGCACAATTATCATTTAATCTTGAAAcagtttattattttctttttttttttctttctgctcTTCTAGAAGGCAACAACATCCTTTGACTGAGATCATTCTGAATATTTCAGTTTTACAATTTCCTATTAATTGATAAGCAGACAACCAAACAAGGACATCATTTGTTTTTGTTACTTCGATTTCGGTTATAAGTTTAAATTTATCAGGCAATAGATGAAGCTTTTCAATGTTCATTTCCTTTACTTTCCCCTGTTAGCATTTAAACACAGCCTTGGATACAACTCATttcacatatttaaattttatcatGCCCATTGAAGTGATAAATAGGCCTCTAAGACCTATTACCTATTGTAACCTAAACAAATCCCCTCTCTTAAAATCTAATCAATAAGTGGATTGGTTACGATGAGCTGGACTGCATTTTGAGCCATGATGGAGAAAACTTTCTTGCCAACATGGAAAAGAATTAGATCGCCGCCCATGGTGATCCCAAGGGAAAATTGAATAGGGGATGGGGGACTTGAATCTAATTCCAAGTGCACCATCCATGGGGAACTGTGTGATAGAGGGAGACTATTGGATTTGACATAGGGGTCCATATCTACTGTTCATTTTCATGTTGTAGTTGCTATATACAGCAACCTAAGCTGCTTCCTTCTAACTCTTCATTCTATGATATGACTGGATGTGAACAAATTGTGCTCTTCAAGATGCTTGTTCATCTTCTGTTTTGGCTACTGTAACCTTACTTTTAATTGGATTTAAACAGTCAATTTGTGATTTCCATGTCATAATTTGATGAAATGGCTtcagtattattattattattattattattattattattattattattattcaattAAATAACCACTCCAATGTTGAGCTtccattctttctttttctttttaaagggACTAGCAATGATTCTATTCCTTGCCATGATGGAGATATTACCTCAAACCAAGTTGGAAAACAGAAATTAATTCCAATCCCCAAAGATTTTGTGGCCAATGAAATAAGTGATGGAAAGACGGTATATTCTCATATTACCAATACtgttctttctcttctctgtaATAGCTGCCTCTTTCATTctggaaaatttcttttttaaccCTTCTGGTGCATGCTAATTATTAAAGCATAAATATGATTTTGCAGGTCAATGTTGTCGAAGGACTTAAGCTCTATGAGGAGATATTGGATAGCTCAGAAATCACCAGACTTAAGACATTGACAAATGAATTGAGAGCTGCTGGTCGTAGAGGAGAATTTCAAGGCAAGACCCCTTTTGTCcactttcttttctcttgaaaaGATGAGATGGCCACCATAGTTTTACACGCATTCATGCTGATACAACAGGGTCCTGAATTGAAGAAacattttcttatttcttttggaTGATATGAGAAGATTCTATgacttttttctattttaaagaaaCTGATAAAAATGAGTCAATGTTGAGAAAGAATTGACTGCAAGTAAGAATTGGGGATAATGGGATTTTGATGTAACCTACAAGAAAGAGGAGGGAAATGACTGCATGAATTTGATGTAAATAAAAATGAGTCAGTGTTAAATAATTTGGATCTGAATATTACACATATTTGGCCTTGATCATGATATCCATGTCTAGTCAATGTAATCTCTTCTGTTTTCCTATTTTGGCAACTATTCACATTTTATATGACCGGGGTAGTGATCCAATATTTGGTACCATGGTTCTTCTGTGAAGGGATTCAGAGTTAATCTTTATGAGTTTTCATGGGATTACAAAGGGGTGTAATATATGTGCGCCCCAAGCAGAGTTATTCAATGGTTCAGTCTTGGTTTTTGAGATGGTTTGGGGTGGACTGTTGTAGCTTGGGCTCTGTAAAAGAGATGCTTAGTTTAGGTGTTGCCATGGGGTTCAGGATGGGCATGATTTGCCTGGTTTTGAGATTGCTTGATGCAGGTGGGTTCAGATTTTGTCTGGTTTGGTGGCAGCTCAGTGGTGGATGGACTACCTCTGTTGTATAGTCCACTAGCTTTTTGGCTGAAATATCCAGAGAAAGCAGAAAATATCCTATTTTGTATAATCTCTCGTAGGGTAGCACTCATGCTTATAATCCATTTAGAATAACCTAGTCTTTATCTGAGTTCTACATAGTCAAAATGCAATACCTAATCTAGACCCATTCAATTTTAAAAACTACAATAACATTAACAAACTGATATAGTTTATAATTTGATATGcatccctcccttcctccctcaacCTGGTACTTATCTCTATTCTGCTGGCATAGTGAGTGGATGTATAGTAATTTCTCATGTCTGCTTGTGATCATTGTCTCCATGACAATTtgatatgcaatttaaacatgTTGATGTTTGGAAAGcattcattttgttttctggttTACATGTTTTATACATTTTCTTCCCACATGTGCTGTCTTAACTGACACATCATCTGATGCGGCTTTGACTGTATATCACATGTGGCCCATGCACTAGGGGGAGGCTGGTATAGTTCTTGTCATCCATAGTTGATGAAAACCTACATGTTATAACTTCTTCTTATGCAGATGAATGCCATAGATTTTGGTGGTGAACAGTAAGTGGTCCGAATGTAAGATGAAACCTGCACCCCTCGAAACTATGTCTTGAAAATACAATAAGGAGCTTGGGCAATGGCTCATTACTTTCATGTGCATCTCTATTTTGTTCTCATATTTCATAAAGTAGTTCCCAGTCATTGGTGTGACAGAGAAACAGTGCTTGCTTGGGTAGCAAAAGTGTGGATGCTTGTATCAGTTTTTTGTTTATAAAGTTGCAGTTTGTTCTGGCAACCAGATTGATGTTTCAAATGGTTATGAGTAGAATCCAATTTCCATATCTTGTCATTATTTATGATCTTGGAATGATGTGAAGCAGGGCAGACAATTGTGCTGTCAAAAAGACCAATGAGGGGGCATGGACGGGAAATGATTCAGTTAGGCATTCCTATTACCGATGGATCTCCAGAAGATGAAAATACAGCTGGGACCTGTAAAGGCAAGTTCCGCTTATTAATGCTAAGCTAAATTGTAAATTGATAttgcctccccccccccccccccccccccccccccccccacacacacacacacttttTTGTAATGTGGGCCTAAAATCCAAACTTTCAGAGCGGAAGGTGGAAGGGATTCCTAATTTAGTGCAGGATGTGTTCGATCACTTGGTTCAGCTCCAGATTATTCCTGTCAAGCCTGACTTTTGCACTATTGACTTCTTTAATGAGGTAAGCAGTTGCTGATGATGATGTTTTTTTGAAATTAGTATCATATGTGTAAGCCTGATTTTTGTTCTTGTATGTAGGGGGATCATTCACATCCTCATACCTGGCCACCCTGGTATGGCAGGCCTGTTTGTAGCTTATTTTTGACAGAATGTGACATTGTCTTTGGCCGAGCTATTGGGGGAGATCACCGTGGGGGGGATTACAGAGGTCCTCTCAAGCTATCTCTTGCAATGGGGtatgctttcatttttttttttgtttcaagaCTTTTCCTAATAGTGTCAATTAGAGGTCCTTTATTGTTAATTGATTATGGTATTTCATTTTGTCCGATCAACTTATGGGTGGCAAGCTGTAGGTTTCAGCTTGTGCTTGTGATATGTGCATCTTTTGTTAATCGAGTTAATCTCTTATGAAACTGGAACAAATGCTTAGACCATTCAGCTTCTCCTAAGGGATATTTTAAGGTCTGGATCCTTTTTAATGTGTAGTAATCttgtttaatgataattcatacATCAGAAATTGCAAGCATAAGATTTGGGGAAGCAAAGTTTGATAGAACATTGAAAATGGTATTAATCTTTTTGCTCAACTGGCGGCAATGTGTGTAACATCAAACTTCTTGGTTGGTCTAATTTGTGGACTTCAAAAGTTGTGGATAGGTTGACTGATCCATGACTAGCCTTGCATTGAAGCAAAAGTTAATCAGGAACATGAGGGGAGTCTATTTCCTCTGTTCCTGGACAGTTTCATGATATTTGTGATTTAGATTCTGGTGGTTGTATATATACTAGGGCTGGTTAATAGTAGCTGtattaaaaaagaaaggagatggGGATGTGGCGGGGTGTACCTTGAGAAGTGTACATGATTTAGGGACTACTAATGCCTTCATGATGAAATGCAGACCTATATGAATCTAATCTTTAAGCATGTTAAGAACTCATTTCTTGTTTATGGTTTGATCAAATTGGACCCATAAAGAAAGAGTTATTCCGTGAAAACCACCAAGATCGCTTGAAAATGTGTTCGTTTGGCTGATCATATCATCAAATGTGTTTGGTTGCATAAAAGTAGCACGCACAAAAAATGCTTAAATATTGTCCAAATGCGGTTGTAAGCCATGTCATAAGTTAAACATACGTAACAAAATTCTCATGATAAGTTGATTTCGTAACTTAATCGCTCAGCCGCTGTTGTACATTATCTAAGttcatattttgttttttttgggatGTGCGGTACCATCTAATGCATTTACTTTATTGGATAATTCCTAATTGTATATTTTGAAGAGACAGTTAGGGAAATCTTTGACATCTATCAGTCTGTTATGCATCGCAACTGTAAATATTTTAGATCTGCCATTGCATAGATTTAATGTACAAAAGAAAACAATCATTTGGGAGAAATAGCTGGAACCAAGGAAACTCAGCATATCCTGTCCAATCTAAATTGCTTCAGTTAGCACATGATTCTACCAATATTTTCTAACCTctgctctctcttctttctgtaCTATAGGGCTCTTCTTGTGATGCAAGGAAAAAGTGCTGATCTAGCCAAGCATGCCATCCCCTCCTTACGCAAGCAGTGCATCTTTCTAACTTTTGGGAAGTCCCAACCAAAAAAATCTTTTCCATCTGAAGACTTGCGCCTTTTTTCATCCACTGTACCTCCACCATCACCTCGAGGATCAACTCCAGTTAGACCGCAGAATGTTGCCCGTCATTCATCTGGCCCTAAGCATTATGGAGTTGTTCCTACCACTGGTGTCCTGCCAGCACCACCCATCCATTCCCAGCACCTGCCCCCACCTAATGGGATCCCGCCAATCTTCATTGCACCTTCCACCGTCACCCCTGCGGCTGTGCCTTATCCTGCACCTGTTCCAGTGACACCCTCATCAGCTGCATGGACAGTGGCTGCACCTGCAAGGCACCCAGCACCTCGACTGCCGGTTCCTGGCACTGGAGTGTTCCTGCCCCCACCTGGTTCTGGCCACTCTCCGACATTGCAGCAGCCACCTGTGGCTCCAGGATCCACTGGAACTAGCTCTCCTCCAGAGACAACTGCCTTGCCTGAGAATGAGAGCAATGGGTTGGAAAAACCAAATTGTATCGACAATGCTTCTCCAAAGACTTCGCCAAAGAATAGAGCAGATGAGACAGGACCTAAACTGGACTGTAATGGGAACTCCAATAGTGGTAATGATGTTGGTGGGAGGACAGCGGTAGGTAAGGAGGACCAGCAGAATGTTGCTGCTAAGAGGAAGGTGGTGAACAGGCCAGCAGGTAATGCTACTATGTAGATCAAAGAGGGCATAGAGACAGGAGATGGAGATCTGTTCTGTTGAAGTAATAGCAGGAAAGAATAGTCAAGGAACCTCTTGGAGTTTTGGGGCAAATGTAAAGTGCAACAGAGGGGTTGCTAGACCACTTTGTAAGTTTAGATTTCAGACTGAAtctgttttcaatttttgtagggTCTaaaattttccttattttttccCATTTTATTTTTGCTGTCATTGATTTCAAACTTATTTATTTTGACGAACTTTACTCAGAAGAGGTGACCAAAAACATTCTCTCCAGACAGTATTGCATCCTTAATCGTTCTGGAAGGCAGAGTAGCAAATTTTTGGCCTCCAGAGCTCATACAATCAAATTTGTGTTCAATGTTTTGTCTCGGCGAGCTGAGCGCTGGCTCCCACGCGCATCTTAAATGTGCCGAGTTCATGGATCCGGGGAGTTTGTGTTGCTGTCATTTCTTTTTAATTGGAAACTGGGCTGCCGTTGCATCCAATCACCATGAATGAACCCTCTGGATATTGACGCATTGcagttaaaatccatgaaggtaATATGGAGTCAGAATGTTTACACCGGATGGTTTATCCCgtttttgttttctgttttttggGGTAGATGAGTAGTTTACCCTTATGGCCGctggttttgttttttttccgaAAGAATGAAGGGGAAAAATATAACCAAATCTATGATAATGCTTGCACTCTGATACTGTtactttttgtgtgtgtgtgtgtgtgtgtgtatttttTATCACTTCAACTTGCAAACCTGGCACCCTACCTGGGTATGACCCGAACGTGACAATGAATGGTTCGTGTGGAATCAAAAATCAATTCCGATGAAACTTCTGGACGTGTCTGGGTTGGAGATTTTATACCTGAATTTGACCTAGACTcacataattacctggtttatGATACAaacatatatgcatgtatatacataaatacaaatacccATGTaggtacataaatacaaataaacAGATATGCACGCACATAATTATATCGTGTATATGTAGATACATACACGTATCAAGTAGCACCCCTAGTTGGCTTATGAGTGGTCAAGTCCATATCTAACATGAAGTATTTGGTCGGCGAGCATGATACAACATCCAAACTATTATTGGACCATTGGGGCTTCCAATGGAAACATGTGCCTGTATGCTAATTTACGGTTATGGCATATGGATTTTGAATCTTTTTGCAAGATTGTGTTAAGGTGTATTAAGCACTACAAGTAGATCCGTTGTTTCTTTGCATAAACTTGCTGATTGACTTTGCTAAGACAGTGAAGTATTAGTTGTCTAAAAATAGAAATGGCAACAGGTCTTGGAGTGGGATGGGCCGGGATGGATAGAGTTTGATAGATTAGACTGAGTAAAACTATAAAAATTAATATTGTGGCATAcagattaatttttcttttgcctTAAGGAAGAAATTTCTGaagagctatatatatatatatatatatatatatatatatatccgagGAGTTTATAGTAGATTTTACAATTACTTGTACCTGCTTCAAATCTACTGCAAGTTGTGTAAAACTTGCTCCATTAAGATATGTCGGGTTGGATACCTGATGGGGCAAAGTAAACTGCCACCCCTAGGAAAGACCCAAATTAAAGGAATGAGTTGCTAAAAGAATGGAAACCGATTAATTAGAGAAAAACAATCATTGAagttgcctttttttttctttttttttttttttacattagaGATCCTATAAGTGCAGGTGATGACAGTGCACAAAACccacaaaacaaaaaattcagctgAAAAAAATCTTAGCTATTAATGCCCATGTTgaataaagaaaattaatagTAGAATTAAAGAAGTTAGGTTGGTAGCCAGATGTAAACCCGATCAAGGTCCACACTAAGGTGTGAACTCGAGCTTGTAGCTCGTCTGACTTGGGATGCCTCAATGGGGCAAAGAAGTCTATACAACAGAAAGCAATTGCAATATCAAAGCCTTCTAAGCAGATGTTATGATCAAGGGACTCATTTCCATTACTTTTTGTAGTTATGTTAAAACAGCTAAATCTTATAGATGATACATTTATACCAAACTAATATGGTCCTATGGTCATTGGTAGACAAAAAGGCCACATAACACCCTAGCGATTATCCGAACTAAAATGCGATACTATCATAGATCTAACAATTGAGAAACACTATAAGGAAGAAAAGGCATAAGATTCAGTGATTCACTAAAGGTTTCAATGTCTTTAAAAACTTTCCAAATTCACATGGTTATTAACCTCCCGAGATCTGAAAATGAATACTATACATCTATTTCAATCATTTGATGCTTAAGCAGCACAAGTGGATAGCATGGATCACTTGCTGTCCAGCCCTAGCTCCATATCTCATGCCCATGGTAAAGCCTAGCACCTGAACTGTCCGGTGACTGGTGGTCACATTTGGTCAGAGGTGATCTTGAACCCAACCCAacaaacccgaacccgaacccaaaCTCAAACCCAAACCCAAACCCAAACCGAAAGGGAACCCAAATGTTGCATAAAACCCGGTCATTGGGCGCGGGCGACAGTTGCTCAGCTAGTGGCGGCGAGTGAAGCGGGCGTCCGCGCGCTCTCGTCCGCGAGATCCTCTCCCGGTTATTTATAATCTCCCAACCCTACAaacggggagagagggagggagagagagagagcgcgcgCGCGCGAAGAGAAATCGGTGGGCTCTCCTCCAGCGCGGTTGAAATCTAGGGTTTCGAACCATCCCCGGATCCACTGCCCCCTTTTTCCTCTTCTCCGAATTCTTGTCAAGAATCGCCGCCCGATCTGGTAAACATTCTCATCTGGTTTCGTTGTGTTTGGTTCTCATTGCATTGTCCTTGATCGGCGTTTTAGGTATtcttttgtggaggattttgtgagCTAAAAGTTTGGTTCTTTGATATTGttgtttttttccccttttcttttctgGATATGATCAAGTTTATCAAAGgaatgatcgttgatttgcgtcTCTTGGTTTGTTGATCTTTTTTGGTTTGTGACATCGGTTTAACTGGATGCGTAGTCTACTTTTACTCGTAACTCTTGGTGGATCACTCAATGGATTGTTGTTCATTTTGTCTTGTGGTATTATAACTTTTTCTGTTGCTTTTGGACAATGTGTAAGGAATGCTGGTTTCTTGATCGCACTAGAATATATTCTAGAAGCAAGTTTGTTGGCGGTACCGTTGCTTGTTCTATATTTGGGAGTTGGTTTCTATTAGTAAGAAGGTCATTGGGATGTTTCTTTGATTTATGCAGTTCTGTGAGTGTCATCAAAATTTGTGTTGGGTTCTTAGTTTTTGCTCGTGATTCCTTTTGTTTTCCTGTTAGCGATATGTATTACTGCCGAAGGAAAGGTTTATCAATGATGAGCTGTAAAATGGAGAAATTCTACGTATCTTTTTGAATGATTGTTATGCTAAAAGTCTTGAGTCAGGGGAATGTCCGTACAAACGGTGATGCAAGTAGTGGAGCCTTTAGTATCAAGATAACAAAAGGATTTAGGAGTCCTCAATGAGGCTGAAAAGCAGTATGACTTTAGAATCTGATAGATACTTACCGGAGCTCCAAGGATAAATTATTGAGCAAGGTGGACTTTTTTGGACATCAATAAAATGCATCAAGGAAAAAACACAATGATAATGTTGTGATGAACTACACTGGTTTTTGCAGATCAAGCTTGATATGCAGCTCGGGTGC is from Phoenix dactylifera cultivar Barhee BC4 chromosome 6, palm_55x_up_171113_PBpolish2nd_filt_p, whole genome shotgun sequence and encodes:
- the LOC103713273 gene encoding RNA demethylase ALKBH10B-like; its protein translation is MAVPSGNAVVLEQMQFSGGGSGGRVGGGGEVQRQWFLDERDGFISWLRGEFAAANAIIDILIQHLRATGEPGEYDHVAGCIHQRRSLWQPVLHFQQYFPVAEVMFALQQVTWRRQQKRHFDGPKEKDGRKLGFGYRQVHRFEGVRENHRCPTSVSVGMDVAKVEKVEDKLKKGEDSMPKGEVQVSEMKDSSDAVEKQGVGDVSTSKNNCSLKEGENLVGTESSNLEPALTDASTNFTGTSNDSIPCHDGDITSNQVGKQKLIPIPKDFVANEISDGKTVNVVEGLKLYEEILDSSEITRLKTLTNELRAAGRRGEFQGQTIVLSKRPMRGHGREMIQLGIPITDGSPEDENTAGTCKERKVEGIPNLVQDVFDHLVQLQIIPVKPDFCTIDFFNEGDHSHPHTWPPWYGRPVCSLFLTECDIVFGRAIGGDHRGGDYRGPLKLSLAMGALLVMQGKSADLAKHAIPSLRKQCIFLTFGKSQPKKSFPSEDLRLFSSTVPPPSPRGSTPVRPQNVARHSSGPKHYGVVPTTGVLPAPPIHSQHLPPPNGIPPIFIAPSTVTPAAVPYPAPVPVTPSSAAWTVAAPARHPAPRLPVPGTGVFLPPPGSGHSPTLQQPPVAPGSTGTSSPPETTALPENESNGLEKPNCIDNASPKTSPKNRADETGPKLDCNGNSNSGNDVGGRTAVGKEDQQNVAAKRKVVNRPAGNATM